The proteins below are encoded in one region of Nakamurella deserti:
- a CDS encoding YdeI/OmpD-associated family protein, translating into MRFDATLELHGRTATGIEVPAEVMMSLGSAKNPAVVVTLNGFVYRTTVGVMGGKSLLPVSAEIRRGAGVSAGDRVMVEVELDTEPRTVEVPADLAAALASEPELAGAFGGLSYSNQRQHVLAVEGAKTEATRQRRVEAVLAKLRG; encoded by the coding sequence ATGAGATTCGACGCGACGCTCGAGCTGCACGGCAGGACGGCCACCGGCATCGAGGTGCCGGCCGAGGTCATGATGTCCCTCGGGTCGGCGAAGAACCCCGCGGTGGTGGTCACCCTCAACGGGTTCGTCTACCGGACGACGGTCGGCGTGATGGGTGGGAAGTCACTGCTGCCGGTCAGTGCGGAGATCCGTCGGGGCGCGGGAGTGTCCGCCGGGGATCGGGTCATGGTCGAGGTGGAGCTGGACACCGAGCCGCGCACCGTCGAGGTGCCGGCCGACCTGGCGGCGGCACTCGCGTCCGAGCCCGAGCTGGCCGGAGCCTTCGGGGGCCTGTCCTACAGCAACCAGCGGCAGCACGTGCTCGCCGTCGAGGGCGCCAAGACCGAGGCCACCCGGCAACGCCGCGTCGAGGCCGTCCTCGCGAAGCTGCGCGGATGA
- a CDS encoding MFS transporter, with product MTERDVVSTTKPDASQLDPKRWLALVVIGVSQLMVILDATITNVAMPKAAEAIGLQPSDIQWMITAYALPFGALLLLGGRIADYVGRKKVLIIALSGFALASMLGGAAHAPWLLFAGRALQGVFGAMLAPAALSLITVTFQLEKERAKAFAVFGAIAGGGAAIGLLLGGFLTEYLSWRWCFFVNIPIAVPAAIAASRILRESKTSNRGHYDIPGALLATAGLAALVWGFTRPTAESGTVDPVTGQPELLGWGSIQTLGWLAAAVVLLVAFVLVERRSSNPLLPVRIVADRNRAGAYLVGMLVGAGMFAVFLFLTLYLQIYEQYSPMQTGLAFLPFSFGIVMGAGVGSQLVLKIGPRLVIAIGAALGLVGLLLFSRITLESTFAGTVLPAELIMAFGMGFIFMSTTNLALVGVSNDDAGVASAVVNTTQQIGGSLGTALLSTVAFTAVATYISDRAPSLTDPSGLPLLISEGTVHGYGIAFRWAAGLFALALVIALVLVKAKKDDLPAGAAVHMG from the coding sequence ATGACCGAGCGCGACGTCGTCTCGACGACGAAACCCGACGCCTCACAACTCGACCCCAAACGTTGGCTGGCGCTCGTCGTCATCGGCGTCTCCCAACTGATGGTCATCCTCGACGCCACCATCACCAACGTCGCGATGCCCAAGGCGGCCGAGGCCATCGGACTGCAGCCGTCCGACATCCAGTGGATGATCACCGCCTACGCGCTGCCGTTCGGCGCCCTGCTGCTGCTCGGTGGTCGTATCGCCGACTACGTCGGCCGCAAGAAGGTGCTGATCATCGCGCTGTCCGGCTTCGCGCTGGCCTCGATGCTCGGTGGTGCCGCGCACGCCCCCTGGCTGTTGTTCGCCGGCCGCGCGCTGCAGGGCGTCTTCGGCGCCATGCTGGCACCGGCGGCGCTGTCCCTCATCACCGTCACGTTCCAGCTGGAGAAGGAGCGCGCCAAGGCGTTCGCGGTCTTCGGTGCGATCGCCGGCGGTGGCGCCGCCATCGGCCTGTTGCTCGGTGGCTTCCTCACCGAGTACCTGTCCTGGCGCTGGTGCTTCTTCGTCAACATCCCGATCGCGGTCCCGGCGGCCATCGCCGCGAGCCGCATCCTGCGCGAGTCCAAGACCAGCAACCGGGGTCACTACGACATCCCGGGCGCCCTGCTCGCCACCGCCGGCCTCGCCGCTCTGGTCTGGGGCTTCACCCGGCCGACCGCCGAATCCGGAACGGTCGACCCGGTCACCGGGCAGCCGGAGCTGCTCGGGTGGGGCTCGATCCAGACCCTCGGCTGGCTCGCGGCCGCCGTCGTGCTGTTGGTGGCGTTCGTCCTCGTCGAGCGGCGCAGTTCCAACCCGTTGCTGCCCGTCCGCATCGTCGCCGACCGCAACCGCGCGGGCGCCTACCTCGTGGGCATGCTGGTCGGCGCCGGGATGTTCGCCGTCTTCCTGTTCCTGACGCTGTACCTGCAGATCTACGAGCAGTACTCCCCGATGCAGACGGGTCTGGCGTTCCTGCCGTTCAGCTTCGGCATCGTCATGGGTGCGGGGGTGGGATCCCAGCTGGTCCTCAAGATCGGCCCGCGTCTCGTGATCGCCATCGGTGCCGCCCTCGGACTCGTCGGCCTGCTGCTGTTCTCCCGCATCACACTCGAGTCGACCTTCGCGGGCACGGTGCTGCCGGCCGAACTGATCATGGCCTTCGGTATGGGCTTCATCTTCATGTCGACGACCAACCTCGCACTGGTGGGCGTCTCCAACGACGATGCCGGCGTGGCCAGCGCGGTCGTCAACACCACCCAGCAGATCGGCGGCTCGCTCGGCACGGCGCTGCTGTCCACGGTGGCGTTCACGGCGGTCGCGACCTACATCTCCGATCGAGCTCCCTCGCTCACCGATCCGAGCGGCCTGCCGCTGCTCATCTCGGAGGGCACCGTGCACGGTTACGGCATCGCCTTCCGCTGGGCCGCCGGCCTGTTCGCGCTGGCGCTGGTCATCGCGCTGGTCCTGGTCAAGGCCAAGAAGGACGACCTCCCGGCCGGAGCCGCCGTCCACATGGGCTGA
- a CDS encoding Fur family transcriptional regulator: protein MTTVQRRNTSQRAAISELLGGTDEFVSAQDLHASLRASGSTVGLATVYRALQDMATAGAVDAVRNENGEVLYRRCAVPSHHHHLVCRVCGRTEEIDAPAVETWARSVAEKYGYTDVDHDVELFGLCAACSRAATDV, encoded by the coding sequence ATGACGACAGTGCAGCGACGCAACACCAGCCAACGCGCGGCCATCTCCGAACTGCTGGGGGGTACCGACGAGTTCGTCTCCGCGCAGGACCTGCACGCGAGCTTGCGGGCGAGTGGCTCGACGGTGGGTCTGGCCACCGTGTACCGGGCGCTGCAGGACATGGCGACCGCGGGTGCGGTCGACGCGGTCCGCAACGAGAACGGTGAGGTGCTGTACCGGCGGTGTGCCGTGCCGTCCCACCACCACCACCTGGTGTGCCGGGTGTGCGGGCGTACCGAGGAGATCGACGCTCCGGCGGTGGAGACCTGGGCCCGCTCGGTCGCCGAGAAGTACGGCTACACCGACGTCGACCACGATGTCGAGCTGTTCGGTCTCTGCGCGGCCTGCAGCAGGGCCGCCACGGACGTCTGA
- a CDS encoding DUF1490 family protein, with product MLEALVGIAVVGAGGLLAMDALKDTPVGDALRDTAVTVTEAGMRGYAIVEAEVGKLVDAAAGVVEEARARAAAPAPGGAPA from the coding sequence ATGCTGGAAGCACTCGTCGGGATCGCGGTCGTCGGAGCGGGCGGGCTGCTCGCCATGGACGCACTCAAGGACACCCCGGTCGGTGACGCCCTGCGGGACACCGCGGTCACCGTGACCGAGGCCGGCATGCGCGGCTACGCCATCGTCGAGGCCGAGGTCGGCAAGCTCGTCGACGCCGCAGCCGGCGTCGTCGAGGAGGCCCGGGCCCGCGCCGCCGCCCCTGCTCCGGGAGGCGCACCCGCCTGA
- a CDS encoding DUF2020 domain-containing protein, with product MTVRRWGARRVVATAAAVLVVSGCTTTTLEPSSSTSANGAPSSGAAVATATTTGAGSASTAAPSTTSGSPAGSTGEPTTVEPVTSSAGTAPDTASSDGSGPTAPTTTGFTPAVDAEAVEGECPYLSKDQVQSDTGQRMGTTRIRPAEPQPVCEFVRNDGDFLATVRVLELATDTAAVDAVDFYVPRAGSNPETRPTGWTGGSLATDGGSIYGVSKGTAAVIAETNQKQSVYARLLVVHAIENLGL from the coding sequence ATGACGGTCCGACGATGGGGAGCCCGGCGGGTGGTGGCCACGGCCGCCGCCGTCCTGGTGGTCAGCGGTTGCACGACGACGACCCTGGAGCCCAGCTCGAGCACCTCGGCGAACGGTGCCCCGTCGTCCGGAGCGGCCGTCGCCACCGCCACCACCACCGGTGCCGGCTCGGCATCCACTGCGGCGCCGTCCACGACCTCGGGCAGCCCGGCGGGATCGACCGGGGAGCCGACGACCGTGGAGCCCGTCACGTCGTCGGCGGGCACCGCTCCGGACACCGCATCCAGCGACGGGTCCGGCCCCACCGCCCCGACGACGACGGGTTTCACCCCCGCGGTGGACGCCGAGGCGGTCGAGGGCGAGTGCCCGTATTTGTCCAAGGACCAGGTGCAGTCCGACACCGGCCAACGGATGGGCACGACGCGCATCCGCCCGGCCGAACCCCAGCCGGTGTGCGAGTTCGTCCGCAACGACGGCGACTTCCTGGCCACCGTCCGGGTGCTGGAGCTGGCCACCGACACCGCCGCGGTCGACGCCGTCGACTTCTACGTCCCCCGGGCCGGCTCGAATCCCGAGACGCGGCCGACCGGTTGGACGGGCGGCTCGCTGGCCACCGACGGTGGCAGCATCTACGGCGTGTCCAAGGGCACCGCCGCGGTCATCGCCGAGACGAACCAGAAGCAGTCGGTGTACGCCCGGCTCCTCGTCGTCCACGCCATCGAGAACCTCGGACTCTGA
- a CDS encoding peptidylprolyl isomerase, whose protein sequence is MTQTATIHTNLGDIVVELFPHQAPKTVANFVGLATGTREYSSPNAKGEATGPFYDGSIFHRVMDGFMIQGGDPTGTGRGGPGYKFADEFHGELSFNKPYLLAMANAGPGTNGSQFFITTGNYPHLNMKHTIFGEVKDPASIAVVDAISATPVDRFDKPTTDVVIESITVDGTDD, encoded by the coding sequence ATGACTCAGACTGCGACCATCCACACGAACCTGGGCGACATCGTCGTCGAGCTCTTCCCGCACCAGGCCCCGAAGACGGTGGCCAACTTCGTCGGTCTGGCGACCGGCACCCGCGAGTACAGCTCGCCGAACGCCAAGGGCGAGGCCACCGGCCCGTTCTACGACGGCTCGATCTTCCACCGGGTGATGGACGGCTTCATGATCCAGGGCGGCGACCCGACCGGCACCGGCCGCGGCGGCCCCGGCTACAAGTTCGCCGACGAGTTCCACGGCGAGCTGTCCTTCAACAAGCCCTACCTGCTGGCGATGGCCAACGCCGGGCCGGGTACCAACGGCAGCCAGTTCTTCATCACCACCGGCAACTACCCGCACCTGAACATGAAGCACACCATCTTCGGTGAGGTGAAGGACCCGGCCTCGATCGCCGTCGTCGACGCGATCTCCGCCACCCCGGTGGACCGCTTCGACAAGCCCACCACGGATGTCGTCATCGAGTCGATCACCGTCGACGGGACCGACGACTGA
- a CDS encoding rhomboid family intramembrane serine protease, producing the protein MTQPPPGHQPAAQVGTACTWHPDRHTALSCSRCGRPACPECLTPASVGFHCRQCVAESNAQRPVARTIAGGVAGRQPMVAVALIVVNVVVFLITMVQGGGESSLLRSPVFREGALSPMYVASGDWWQLVTSGFLHGGVAHIAMNMLSLYLIGVGLERFLGAARFVALYGLSLLGGSVAVYLLTEPNSLTVGASGAIFGLLGALLVIYKRLRLDLRQLGVILALNAFITFTVSSISWQGHLGGFVVGAVVGAAMVYAPPKNRLAIQVGVSVGVLVVLLALIVVRNGTIGDWVCTVNACRQIG; encoded by the coding sequence ATGACCCAGCCACCCCCGGGCCACCAGCCCGCCGCCCAGGTCGGGACCGCCTGCACCTGGCATCCCGACCGCCACACCGCGCTGTCCTGCAGCCGGTGCGGCCGGCCGGCCTGCCCGGAGTGCCTGACGCCGGCGTCGGTGGGGTTCCACTGCAGGCAGTGTGTCGCCGAGAGCAACGCCCAGCGGCCCGTCGCGCGGACGATCGCCGGTGGAGTCGCCGGCCGTCAGCCGATGGTGGCCGTGGCGCTGATCGTCGTCAACGTCGTCGTCTTCCTGATCACGATGGTCCAGGGCGGCGGCGAGAGTTCGCTCCTGCGATCGCCGGTGTTCCGCGAGGGCGCGCTGTCGCCGATGTACGTGGCCTCGGGGGACTGGTGGCAGCTCGTCACCAGCGGTTTCCTGCACGGCGGCGTCGCGCACATCGCGATGAACATGCTGTCGCTGTATCTGATCGGCGTCGGCCTCGAACGTTTCCTCGGTGCGGCCCGGTTCGTCGCCCTGTACGGACTGAGTCTGCTCGGCGGCTCCGTCGCCGTGTACCTGCTGACCGAGCCGAACTCGCTGACCGTCGGCGCCTCCGGGGCGATCTTCGGACTGCTGGGAGCGTTGCTGGTCATCTACAAGCGACTCCGGCTGGACCTGCGGCAGCTCGGCGTGATCCTCGCGCTCAACGCGTTCATCACCTTCACCGTCTCGAGCATCTCCTGGCAGGGACACCTCGGCGGCTTCGTCGTGGGTGCGGTCGTGGGCGCCGCGATGGTCTACGCCCCGCCGAAGAACCGGCTCGCCATCCAGGTGGGCGTCTCGGTCGGGGTCCTGGTGGTGCTGCTGGCGCTGATCGTGGTCCGCAACGGCACGATCGGCGACTGGGTCTGCACCGTGAACGCCTGCCGTCAGATCGGCTGA
- a CDS encoding PH domain-containing protein, producing the protein MTELHWGPRPGAFVFGGVLLATGVLWMIVAGTAGDRVIAGAVMIVVLGAMVLGWRMRDRLRASVDGIVVGSVSGSRTIPWSRVRRMEVVGRKRLGTVNNSLEIDLDDDELLVFTRMELGQDPADVAAELTKIRTGG; encoded by the coding sequence GTGACCGAGTTGCACTGGGGACCGCGTCCGGGTGCTTTCGTGTTCGGCGGCGTGCTGCTGGCCACCGGCGTGCTGTGGATGATCGTCGCCGGCACGGCCGGTGACCGGGTCATCGCCGGCGCGGTGATGATCGTGGTGCTCGGCGCCATGGTGCTCGGCTGGCGGATGCGCGACCGGCTGCGCGCCTCGGTCGACGGCATCGTCGTCGGGTCGGTCTCGGGGTCCCGGACCATCCCCTGGAGCCGGGTCCGGCGGATGGAGGTGGTCGGCCGTAAGCGGCTCGGGACGGTCAACAACTCCCTCGAGATCGACCTCGACGACGACGAGCTCCTGGTCTTCACCCGGATGGAGCTCGGGCAGGACCCGGCCGACGTCGCGGCCGAACTCACGAAGATCCGCACCGGCGGCTGA
- the crgA gene encoding cell division protein CrgA, producing the protein MPKSKVRKKTVATATATRTTQAESASLRAKVAAPSGPVFLSIMLGLFLVGLLWLIVFYLWGDGIAFMRDLGNWNFGIAFALLIAGLIMTMRWR; encoded by the coding sequence ATGCCCAAGTCCAAGGTCCGCAAGAAGACGGTCGCCACCGCCACCGCCACCCGGACGACCCAGGCGGAGTCCGCCTCGCTGCGCGCCAAGGTCGCGGCGCCGTCGGGTCCGGTCTTCCTGTCGATCATGCTGGGCCTGTTCCTCGTCGGTCTCCTCTGGCTGATCGTGTTCTACCTGTGGGGCGACGGCATCGCCTTCATGCGTGACCTCGGCAACTGGAACTTCGGCATCGCCTTCGCCCTGCTCATCGCCGGCCTGATCATGACGATGCGCTGGCGCTGA
- a CDS encoding DUF881 domain-containing protein, protein MHDDSPTSGSDRNRTVAPGPRRSRRRWQVAVTVVCLAGGFLFGTARSYSGGDEIRPRNVELSGLINEAQQRVGEAEAVAQTLQRQIDAAAGQDVSPQVAEQRTAADQLAPAAGLTPVEGPGVTVTMTDAPRDSDGNYPADANPDDLVVHQQDVQSVVNALWAGGAEAMTIMDQRVIATSAVRCIGNTLLLMGRAYSPPFVVSAIGPSGPMIAAIEAEPGVRLFRQYVDRFNLGFEIEIADDVRAPAYDGLVRMTAAQEVPR, encoded by the coding sequence ATGCACGACGACTCGCCGACGTCCGGCTCCGACCGTAACCGGACCGTCGCACCGGGGCCGCGCCGCAGCCGCCGCCGCTGGCAGGTCGCGGTGACCGTGGTGTGTCTGGCCGGCGGCTTCCTGTTCGGGACCGCACGCTCGTACTCCGGGGGCGACGAGATCCGTCCCCGGAACGTGGAGCTGTCGGGATTGATCAACGAGGCCCAGCAACGCGTCGGCGAAGCCGAGGCCGTCGCCCAGACCCTGCAGCGTCAGATCGACGCTGCCGCGGGGCAGGACGTCTCGCCGCAGGTCGCCGAGCAGCGCACCGCGGCCGACCAGCTCGCGCCGGCCGCCGGGCTGACCCCGGTCGAAGGTCCCGGCGTGACGGTCACCATGACCGACGCGCCGCGCGACTCCGACGGGAACTATCCCGCCGACGCCAACCCCGACGACCTCGTCGTCCACCAGCAGGACGTGCAGTCGGTGGTCAACGCACTGTGGGCCGGTGGTGCGGAGGCCATGACGATCATGGATCAGCGGGTCATCGCCACGTCGGCGGTGCGCTGCATCGGCAACACCCTGCTGCTGATGGGCAGGGCGTACTCACCACCCTTCGTGGTATCGGCGATCGGGCCGTCCGGTCCGATGATCGCCGCCATCGAGGCCGAGCCGGGCGTGCGCCTGTTCCGGCAGTACGTCGACCGCTTCAACCTGGGATTCGAGATCGAGATCGCCGACGACGTGCGGGCCCCGGCCTACGACGGTCTCGTCCGGATGACCGCGGCACAGGAGGTTCCCCGGTGA
- a CDS encoding class E sortase codes for MTTGQIQLDSPPPPPRRTGGFRDEPVRTTIRGIGQLFITCGVVLLLFVVYEVWVTDYFGAQKQEQVKESMEQRWAGGGATDVPPADAGEGGGDDGALAPPADAQVVDPAARVRTYDTTIGEGFANLDIPVFGADYNFTIVEGTTAEDLYGNPGHYDDTQYPGEIGNFAVAGHRVSKGAPFNALGTLNSCDALIVETQDEWFVYRVLPMAEEAAGWDPAARPQCAGVVPLTGAYEGVVGREIVDPSDYAQVLPVPHVNAAGPEALAAADQRLITLTTCHPQFSDRERMIIHGVLTKSYAKADGFLPPELSEVG; via the coding sequence GTGACGACCGGCCAGATCCAGCTCGACTCGCCGCCGCCACCGCCTCGACGAACCGGCGGGTTCCGCGACGAACCCGTCCGCACGACCATCCGCGGCATCGGGCAGCTGTTCATCACCTGCGGCGTGGTGCTGCTGCTGTTCGTCGTCTACGAGGTGTGGGTGACCGACTACTTCGGCGCGCAGAAGCAGGAGCAGGTCAAGGAATCCATGGAACAACGGTGGGCCGGCGGCGGCGCGACCGACGTCCCGCCCGCCGACGCCGGCGAGGGCGGAGGTGACGACGGGGCCCTGGCGCCGCCGGCCGACGCGCAGGTGGTCGACCCGGCCGCGCGGGTGCGGACGTACGACACGACAATCGGCGAGGGCTTCGCCAATCTCGACATCCCGGTCTTCGGCGCGGACTACAACTTCACGATCGTCGAGGGCACCACGGCCGAGGACCTGTACGGCAATCCCGGGCACTACGACGACACCCAGTACCCCGGCGAGATCGGCAACTTCGCCGTCGCCGGGCACCGGGTCAGCAAGGGGGCGCCGTTCAACGCCCTGGGCACGTTGAACTCCTGCGACGCGCTGATCGTCGAGACCCAGGACGAGTGGTTCGTCTACCGGGTGCTGCCGATGGCCGAGGAGGCCGCCGGCTGGGATCCCGCCGCCCGTCCGCAGTGCGCCGGCGTGGTTCCGTTGACCGGGGCCTACGAGGGCGTGGTCGGTCGCGAGATCGTCGACCCCTCGGACTACGCGCAGGTCCTGCCGGTGCCGCACGTGAACGCGGCCGGACCCGAGGCACTCGCCGCGGCCGACCAGCGGCTGATCACGCTGACGACCTGTCATCCGCAGTTCTCCGACCGCGAGCGGATGATCATCCACGGCGTCCTGACGAAGTCGTACGCGAAGGCCGACGGCTTCCTGCCGCCGGAACTGAGTGAGGTGGGCTGA